One genomic window of Entelurus aequoreus isolate RoL-2023_Sb linkage group LG07, RoL_Eaeq_v1.1, whole genome shotgun sequence includes the following:
- the LOC133653554 gene encoding gastrula zinc finger protein XlCGF57.1-like isoform X2: MCERTIAEYEEELSPTKENERQHQKLQVVLHKTDVCEEHLPEQQERTSRMEQNQSQPPYIKKEKEEPHTSHIKEEKESQPSLTLKRKRSHSSAHIKEEEEDPLTPHFKEEAQHFSHVKEEEEEHSISQEGEHLECLEEFPVIGVIVKSEDEFIIESKEKREAEPPSSSSTQHMTTEADGDHCGGSQADKILAPLSDSDDTTSHSPDTDDEDSEDNKTCHTDNTHLTCSHCDKTFKHHCHLKLHMRTHTGEKPFSCSKCGKGFSQNCNLKQHMRTHTGEKPFSCSECGKGFSQNCNLKQHMRIHTGEKPFFCSECGKDFSLKQMLKQHMRKHTGEKPFSCLECGKYFSLKQMLKQHMRKHTGEKPFSCSECGKVFFRSDHLKTHMRKHTGEFFFSCSECGRDFKVKHLLKQHMRIHTGEKPFSCSECGKGFSRNDSLKAHMSTHTAEQSFSCSECGKGLKHNRDLKNHMTIHTGEKPFSCSECGRDFRQKKMLKQHMKIHSGEKTFSCSICCKGFTQTKSLKVHMSMHTI; the protein is encoded by the coding sequence acgtctgtgaagaacatctcCCTGAGCAGCAAGAGCGGACCTCAAGGATGGAGCAGAATCAGTCACAACCCCCCTATATTAAAAAGGAAAAGGAGGAGCCACATACTTCTCACATTAAGGAGGAAAAAGAGTCACAGCCCTCCCTCACCTTAAAGAGAAAGAGGAGTCACAGCTCTGCTCACattaaagaagaagaggaggacccactgaccccccattttaaagaggaagctcAACATTTCTCTCACgtcaaagaggaagaggaggaacacagcatcagtcaggagggagagcatcttgaatgtttggaggagttcccagtgattggtgtgattgtgaagagtgaagatgagttCATAATTGAAAgtaaggagaagagagaggcggagcctccaagcagcagctcaactcaacacatgacaacagaagctgatggagaccactgtggaggatcacaagcagacaagatcttagctccactatcagatagtgacgacacaacgtctcactctcctgacactgatgatgaagactctgaagataataagacatgtcacactgacaacacacacttgacatgttctcactgtgacaaaacttttaaacaccattgtcatctgaaattacacatgagaacacacactggagaaaaacctttttcctgctcaaaatgtggtaaaggtttttcACAAAATTGTAATTTGaaacaacacatgagaacacacactggagaaaaaccgttttcctgttcagaatgtggtaaaggtttttcACAAAATTGTAATTTGAAacaacacatgagaatacacactggagaaaaaccttttttctgctcagaatgtggtaaagatTTTAGTCTAAAACAAATGCTGAAAcaacacatgagaaaacacactggagaaaaacctttttcctgcttagAATGTGGTAAATATTTTAGTCTAAAACAAATGCTGAAAcaacacatgagaaaacacactggagaaaaacctttttcctgttcagaaTGTGGTAAAGTGTTTTTtcgaagtgatcatttgaaaacacacatgagaaaacacactggagaattttttttttcctgctctgAATGTGGTAGGGATTTTAAAGTAAAACACTTGCTGAAacaacacatgagaatacacactggagaaaaacccttttcctgctcagaatgtggtaaaggtttttcACGAAATGATAGTTTGAAAGCGCACATGAGTACACACACTGCAGAACAATCTTTCTCCTGCTCTGAATGTGGTAAAGGTTTAAAACATAATCGTGATTTGAAAAACCACATGACaatacacacgggagaaaaacctttttcctgctcagaatgtggtagagattttagacaaaaaaaaatgctgaaacaacacatgaaaatacacagtggagaaaaaactttttcttgttcaatttgttgtaaaggttttacacaaactAAGTCTTTGAAAGTTCACATGAGCATGCACACTATATAA